The genomic interval TAAATCTCGTCAGGTAGAAATTTATAGACAAGGTAAGGAATTTGAGCTTTTGGAATCTCCTGTTACAGTATCAGGGGAAGATATTTTAAATGGTTTTGTTTTGAATTTGGGAAGAATTTGGTAATTGATTTTTTGATTATGAATAATGTTTAGTATACAAAGAATTACTTTTTGCTTTTATATATTTTACAAACAGAAAGACAGGCGTTAGGGAAGCTTATCGGAGGTATCGCTAACCGTGTCATCATCATATCAGCGATCGCTACACTATCAATTGCTCTAACACAACAATTGATACAAATGTTTTTGGTGTAGTGCGTGTTACTCAAGCATTAATTACCTTAATGAAAGAACATAATTATGGACGAATAGTGAATGTTTCTTCAGGGATGGGACAGTTAACAGATATGGAGGGAGGTTTCCCTGGATACCGTATTTTTAAAACAGCTTTAAATGCCGTCACCCGAATTTTTGCTAGTGAATTAACTGGCACAAATATATTAGTTAATTCTGTTTATCCTGGTTGGGTAAAAACTGATATGGGTGGCGCAAATGCACCACGTACACCAGAACAAGGCGTTGACACAATCGTATGGCTGGCAACCCTTCCAGATGATGGTTCTAATGGAGGATTTTTCCGCGATCGCCAACCAATTGCTTGGTAAAATTTTGTATTTAGTTATGAATCGATACAAAGAATTCACGATAATTAATCAGGCAAAGTTGGTGAAAATATACAATTTTCTTGACATGGGGATCGCTAGACAAAATTTATTCAGTAATCTCGAAAAATTGTGCGGGCTGATACAGTAATTTCTAAAGGGCTATTATATTCTTTATAAGCCCTTTACTTTTACCCTTATGGCGGAAATATCCGCTAAAAAAGCACCAAAGCATATAGATAATTTCTCCTAGGAAAGTAGGATTGATAAACTTCAACCACAATGTTTCTGTAACAACATAGGAAAATTACTATGCTTTGGTGATTTACTTAAAATTTTGTCAAGATTCAATAGAAATTTGTTATTCTTCGCCTACATATTTGATTCTCAAGGGAATGCAACGTCTTTGGGGTAGGAAAATCTCGGATCTGGCGTTTGGCGAGTTTCTACAAATCCTGGAATGGGTTGCTAAGAAGAAAAATAAATTGGTTGTGTTTATCGACCAGTGGTATCCATCCAGTAAGACTTGTGCTAGTTGTGGCCATGTTCTAGAAGATTTGGATTTATCTATGAGAGAATGGCGTTGCCCATCTTGCCAATCCGTGAACGCAAGGGATGAGAACGCATCTCAAGTGATTGAAATGGTTGGGGCATGAACCATCGGGTTAGGTGATGTAAGTCGGGCTACGCCTGCAATCGCTGTTTGAGCCTAGAATCCCCGTGCTTTCACGCCGGGGAGTATGTCAAAATCGAGTTGCTGGGATACTCAGCAGGATTGCCATTTTTATTGTTTTAGCCTGTGCTTACTTCTGGATTACCGACTATCAACACCCTCAAGCAACCCACCTCTGATGCTTGGGTCGAACAAGCGATCGCAAATTTAGATATTATTTTGCTTGACCATTCCCACTGCGAACGCAAAGCCGCCGGGGTGGCGTTAAATTTTATGTTTCGCTATCCTTCTAATACTAAAATGGTCAGGGAATTAACTGCGATCGCCCGTGAAGAATTAGAACACTTTGAACTCGTCAACCAGTGGCTAGAACGTCGCAACATTCCCCTTGCACCCTTATCGCCGCCTCCTTATGGTGCAGGTTTAAAAGCCGCAGTCCGTCCCAACGAACCAGACCGTTTTTTAGATTCCTTACTCGTCACCGGCTTAATAGAAGCCCGCAGTCACGAAAGACTAGGACTGTTAGCCACACATTGTCCTGAACCAGAATTAGCGAAATTTTATAAAGGCTTAATGGCATCAGAAGCCAGACACTTTGGTACATACTGGGTTTTAGCAGATACTTACTTTGAGCGTGAAATCGTTCAGCAAAGACTTGATGAGTTAGCAATTGTTGAAAGCGATATCCTGGTAAACTTGCATCCAGAGCCGAGAATACACAGTTAGTCAAGCAAAGTGCTGAGTGCTGAGTATTAACCAGTTAAATTCAAGGTCTTAAGAAATTAATACTGTGCTAACCTCAGTGACTACGGCTATATATTCACTAATAGACATCTTATTTATCATGCTTCAGTTAACACATATCAGGCTGTTAGTAAACAACTATAAAGATTGTTTCTTCTTCTACCGTGACGTATTAGGCTTTTGGATTGATTGGGGGGATGAAAATAGTGGCTATGCTGAGTTACACACTGGAGATAACCTCAAGTTAGCCTTATTTAGAAAAGATTTCATGGCTGAAGCAATTCCCAGTGCTTATTTACCTTCAGCCTCAGATTGTCATAATAAAATGGCTTTGATTTTTGCCGTTGATAACGTTGATGAAGTATACGAAAAACTCAAAGAACGCAACGTTGTAATTGTCACCCAACCTTTAGACCGTCCAGCTTGGGGACTCCGCACTGCTCATTTTCGTGACCCCGATGGTAATTTAATTGAAATTTTTAGTAATTTAGGGACGGTGAATTAAGGTTGTCATTTGTCATTTGTCCTTCGTCATTTGTAATAACCATTTGGAAAATAATTATCTACAGATGGAGTGCAGAAAGGCTGACTAATAAGTTCTTTCACAATTCAAAATGGTATTAGCCGACTGCAAACTCGGTAAATTGTCGTTTAAAAGGAGAATGAAAAGCCAAGACAATATCTTGTTTAGGCACACCTCGGCTAGTCAGTTCATCAGCAATACCACCTTCAGTACCGTCGTGCTGAATCCAGATTTTTTCGTTTTTAATATCTAAGTGTAAAACACAACCATATACACGCCGTTTATTAGACCAGCCGACATGAACTAGTTGATAGCGATCGCGCTCTTGATCAAAAATAACTTCAGCGTCTACTTCTTCATTACTAGCTTTAATTTCGCTATAAGCTTGTAAAAGCTCTTGAATAAGTTGTCGATATTGTTCTACTTTTGCCATTTGATAATCGCCTCCTCATCTGGAGAAAAAATAATCAATCGCACTTGATAGCGTTGAATTAACAAGCGCGGTAATTCTTAATATTCATATAGCAGTCCTATTTGAGAAATGAACAAAAGAGACAAGGTAGACAAGGTAGATAAAGGAGACAAGGTAGAGAGATGTTGGTATATCATTTAGAATTGCTATATTTTCTTGAATTTTAGGATTGCTATATTTTCTTGAATTTCCTAGCCTACAGTTTGTTCAGCTAACCTCAACTCATAGTTCTTCTGAAGATTTAGCCAAAATTCTCCACCAGTTCCAAAATATTGACCTAATCGTAAAGCTGTATCAGCTGTTATCCCTCTTTTTCCGTTGATGATTTCGGTAATCCGGTTTTTAGGAACATGGAGAACACGAGCTAAATCACGGGTGCATCCCAGTTTTTATTTAGCAACTAAAGAATAAAAGTCATTGCGTTCGCGTAGCGTCTCGCAGAGAGGAGGGACGACGAAGCAATCGCATGGTTTTGTTCTTAGTGCGAGACTTTGCGATTGCTTCACTTCACTTCGTTGCGTTCGCAATGACATACAAAAAAGTGGGATGCTCCCCTAAATCACTTGCGGTCATACCAAGTTCTGTGATTTCATCCCCAAGAATTTCTCCTGGGTGAATGGGTGGGCGTACCACTTATTTCTCCTGATTGGAATTTTTGCATTTATTAGGGGTTCCTGCTAGAGAAACCCCAAAACATTTATTTTTTACAGTTATCTTAAACCACCCAATATTTTAAGGTTTGGGAGTACTTGCAGGTGCAGGTGGGGCAGATGCAGCAGGCGGAGGAGTTGGGGAAGCGGTTGCAGCTTTGTTAATTTCGTCTCGGTATTGAGCAGGCGCTAAACTGGCTGCATTACTAAACAAAGGTTTAGCTTCAGTAGTTTTGCCTTGTTCCTTCAACAGCATGGCTTTAGCTAAGACAGGGCGAAAATCCTTGGGATCTTTTTTAATCGCTTGGTCATAGACATTCATCGCTTGAGGAAAGCGTTTTTGGGCTGCATAGACATTGCCTAGTAGCACTTGCACAGCAACTACATTCACACTTCCGGGCTGAATGGTATTAGCTTGGGTAGCATTATTTAAAGTTTCTTGTAATAGACCGATCGCAGCTTCCGGGCGTTTTTGGTCTAAGAGCAGTGCTACCATACCTTGTAAAGCTTTTAAATCGCCTGGTTTAGTATCCAAAATTGTGCGATATGCTTGGGCGGCTCCTTCTTTATCGCCAATTTGCTGTTTGGCTTGAGCGAGGAGGACTCCATATTCTGATCTTTCAGGATTGAGTTTAGCTAGTTTTTCTAAAGGGGCAATTACTCCTTGAACATCACCTTGATTCAAGCTTAAAAGTTGTAAACGTGCTTGTAATAAACCTTTCAGGGCAGTTTGATTTTCAGGTTCCCGTTGTAAAACTAGTTCAT from Aulosira sp. FACHB-615 carries:
- a CDS encoding tRNA-(ms[2]io[6]A)-hydroxylase, whose product is MLTSGLPTINTLKQPTSDAWVEQAIANLDIILLDHSHCERKAAGVALNFMFRYPSNTKMVRELTAIAREELEHFELVNQWLERRNIPLAPLSPPPYGAGLKAAVRPNEPDRFLDSLLVTGLIEARSHERLGLLATHCPEPELAKFYKGLMASEARHFGTYWVLADTYFEREIVQQRLDELAIVESDILVNLHPEPRIHS
- a CDS encoding VOC family protein gives rise to the protein MMLQLTHIRLLVNNYKDCFFFYRDVLGFWIDWGDENSGYAELHTGDNLKLALFRKDFMAEAIPSAYLPSASDCHNKMALIFAVDNVDEVYEKLKERNVVIVTQPLDRPAWGLRTAHFRDPDGNLIEIFSNLGTVN
- a CDS encoding XisI protein, producing the protein MAKVEQYRQLIQELLQAYSEIKASNEEVDAEVIFDQERDRYQLVHVGWSNKRRVYGCVLHLDIKNEKIWIQHDGTEGGIADELTSRGVPKQDIVLAFHSPFKRQFTEFAVG
- a CDS encoding HigA family addiction module antitoxin, producing the protein MGCTRDLARVLHVPKNRITEIINGKRGITADTALRLGQYFGTGGEFWLNLQKNYELRLAEQTVG
- a CDS encoding tetratricopeptide repeat protein, whose product is MSEARNRWIVRVILALAVLMFVGVSIVPIISAFNSPTSTNQNAANPTGNLASSDQKTKLQDEVRGYELVLQREPENQTALKGLLQARLQLLSLNQGDVQGVIAPLEKLAKLNPERSEYGVLLAQAKQQIGDKEGAAQAYRTILDTKPGDLKALQGMVALLLDQKRPEAAIGLLQETLNNATQANTIQPGSVNVVAVQVLLGNVYAAQKRFPQAMNVYDQAIKKDPKDFRPVLAKAMLLKEQGKTTEAKPLFSNAASLAPAQYRDEINKAATASPTPPPAASAPPAPASTPKP